The genomic segment CATAAGGTTTTATCCCTTTTTCGTACAACTTGTTTAGATTCTCGTACCTGGATTGAATAAGTTCGTTTTCATAGATCATTATTTATTGTTTGCTCCAGCCTTCAAGAAATTTCTTTTATCTCGATATCAATACTCCCGGCGGGCACTTCAACAGTAATGATACTCCCTACCTTCTGACCCAGTATAGCTCTTCCCACCGGCGATTCATTGGAAATCTTGTTCTCGGTGGGATCCGCCTCGGCGGTGCCCACGATCGTATACACGAATTCCTCGCCACTTCCATGGTCGGCCAATTTCACGGTATCGCCAAGACAGACCATACCGTTGGCATTATTCTCTTTTTTCAACAGGGTTGCATTCCGCAGCCATTTTTCCAGGGTGGCAATGCGCCCTTCAACAAAAGCCTGTTCATTTTTGGCATCCTCGTATTCAGAGTTCTCCGCGATATCGCCGAAAGAGATTGCTGCCTTTATTCGCGATGCAATTTCCTTTCTTTTTGTTGTCTTCAAATAGTCCAGTTCTTTCTCTATCTTTTCCATGCCCTGCGGAGTTAAAATAATTTCTTCATTAAGCATAAACAAGGTCCCCCAGTATCATGTTTTTATACTATAATTATTATATTATGTAAGCCTGCCGCTTTCTGTGCAGCAGGTTTGGAGAACTGCTTAACAAGCCACTGTTCAGGAACTCCATACACGCAGGCTATTATTTTTTTCTATTATATTAACAGCCCACATATCTGTCAACTGCCAACGTGGAGTAGCATATTCAAAAACTTTCGTTTTTTAAAGGAAAACATACTGCCCCGTCGCCATTCCACTGCAACAGTGTGGCAAGGCACCTTGCGACAATATCGAAACGGCAATTGATAACAACCATCTCGATACAAGACAACTTTCAAATTGCATCCGGGCCAATTTCAGCTCCCGAACCTGGTTCCCCGTCATCAAACTATTATGTGGTTTTCCCCAAAGGTTTTTTTTTATTCTTGCTCATATCAGGAAAAGAAAGTCGCTATATCTTGCGATAAATAACCGACCAGTTGAAAATTGTGCTTCCGTGCCATCTCCGTCATTTCATCCATTTTTTCCATTCTGATTCCGTCTCCCAGGGAGAAGCTGTGTTTTTTTCTTTCCATTGCCAGAATTATCGTTTCTGCCATATCAGCAGGAATGGTCCGGGAAACGCTGAAGTCGAAATTTTTGTTGAAACTGATCTGTGGCGGTACCTTGATCATGCCGCCGTCAATCAGGGTAACCCCGTTGTTCGTGGAAAACAATCCCCGGTCCGTGAATTTCCGCCGGCAGAGATTGCAGACCATGGTTCCCTTTTTCAAAGTTACCGCGGCTGCATCGGCCTTCTCCCCCGAAATGCCATCTGTGATTATGATCAGGTCGGCTTTTTCCAGCGCCCGGGAAATGCAAGAGGTTATCTTGACCGAGATGCCATGATCATAGAGCATTTTCCAGGCAAGATTGTCCAATCTGTGTTTCTGTTCAGTGACCAGGGTAAAGTCAGTAAAACCGTAACGGGCAAGAAGTTGCAAGCAAGGCCCGCCCAGCGGGGAAGAAGCATCGATGATCGTACATTTCATATTCTCCCCGATCATACCGCGTTGCTCGACCAATC from the Bacillota bacterium genome contains:
- the greA gene encoding transcription elongation factor GreA translates to MLNEEIILTPQGMEKIEKELDYLKTTKRKEIASRIKAAISFGDIAENSEYEDAKNEQAFVEGRIATLEKWLRNATLLKKENNANGMVCLGDTVKLADHGSGEEFVYTIVGTAEADPTENKISNESPVGRAILGQKVGSIITVEVPAGSIDIEIKEIS